A window of the Amblyraja radiata isolate CabotCenter1 chromosome 5, sAmbRad1.1.pri, whole genome shotgun sequence genome harbors these coding sequences:
- the LOC116973253 gene encoding BSD domain-containing protein 1-like isoform X2: MADNWWGAWIQQNIAKAKAKVEESTEGCHNISKGLSSFLGAISEAFTPAVEESDVPHVKTVKHIQMRISEPYDGVKIRLCNLQANPATYCAKPDEQYNFWLSGFSLEDEKWTISNLLVNSPEIRDLYAKLVPNEVAHNDFWYRYFYKVHELHQEEERRTALKERAEQTAHSEDLKWEDDEDEWDGSSIILDAECRPNDVNLVTKEMHSSNPNGTFVNPEHSLEEASLRSTMTSISESTLHETQLLVKIPVEDSRNVKCKTFVGEVSQMSEALLEIEREHSNKGSSKEGVHNKLFDAKCAGEDTSGSDECLLSTSSRRNNESMHLLSNIEQNSRLQFDSNVIESSLLKESTLNSFENWDEEFDLDMTEEEIQMTLSRAEDLGEHEIEEWDDF, encoded by the exons ATGGCGGACAA TTGGTGGGGAGCCTGGATTCAGCAGAACATCGCGAAGGCGAAAGCCAAG GTTGAGGAGTCCACAGAAGGATGTCATAATATCAGCAAAGGGCTTTCAAGCTTTCTCGGAGCCATCTCAGAGGCATTTACTCCTGCAGTAGAAGAATCGGATGTGCCTCATGTGAAAACAGTAAAACACATTCAGATGCGAATTAGTGAACCATATGATGGAGTTAAG ATTCGATTATGCAATCTTCAGGCTAATCCAGCAACATATTGTGCTAAACCAGATG AACAATACAATTTCTGGCTGTCAGGCTTCAGCTTGGAAGATGAGAAGTGGACAATATCAAATCTCCTGGTCAATAGTCCAGAAATAAGGGATCTGTATGCAAAATTG GTTCCAAATGAAGTTGCTCATAATGACTTCTGGTATCGGTATTTCTACAAAGTTCATGAACTTCATCAG GAGGAAGAAAGGAGAACAGCTTTAAAAGAGAGAGCAGAGCAAACTGCACACTCCGAGGACCTCAAGTGGGAAGATGATGAAG ATGAATGGGATGGCTCAAGTATAATTTTGGATGCTGAATGTAGACCAAATGATGTAAATCTAGTAACCAAAGAGATGCACAGTTCAAACCCCAATGGAACATTTGTTAATCCAGAACATAGTCTTGAAGAAGCAAGCTTAAGATCTACCATGACAAGTATTTCAGAAAGTACATTACATGAAACGCAGCTTCTTGTAAAGATTCCTGTTGAAGACAGTAGAAACGTTAAATGTAAAACCTTTGTGGGGGAAGTCAGCCAAATGTCAGAAGCATTATTGGAAATTGAAAGAGAGCATAGCAATAAAGGTTCTTCAAAAGAAGGAGTGCATAATAAACTATTTGATGCCAAATGTGCTGGTGAGGACACTTCAGGCTCTGATGAGTGTCTTCTCTCCACCTCTAGCCGAAGAAACAATGAGAGTATGCATTTGTTGTCTAACATTGAACAAAATTCACGACTACAATTTGATTCTAATGTCATAGAATCTTCTTTATTAaaag AAAGCACTTTAAATTCTTTTGAAAACTGGGATGAAGAATTTGATCTAGATATGACTGAAGAAGAAATTCAGATGACTTTATCACGAGCTGAAGACTTGGGAGAG CATGAAATTGAAGAATGGGATGATTTTTGA
- the LOC116973253 gene encoding BSD domain-containing protein 1-like isoform X3, whose translation MADNWWGAWIQQNIAKAKAKSASAMELLKCDLAEFTQVIQNDTVSTIAATALAFKEKLNVEESTEGCHNISKGLSSFLGAISEAFTPAVEESDVPHVKTVKHIQMRISEPYDGVKVPNEVAHNDFWYRYFYKVHELHQEEERRTALKERAEQTAHSEDLKWEDDEDEWDGSSIILDAECRPNDVNLVTKEMHSSNPNGTFVNPEHSLEEASLRSTMTSISESTLHETQLLVKIPVEDSRNVKCKTFVGEVSQMSEALLEIEREHSNKGSSKEGVHNKLFDAKCAGEDTSGSDECLLSTSSRRNNESMHLLSNIEQNSRLQFDSNVIESSLLKESTLNSFENWDEEFDLDMTEEEIQMTLSRAEDLGEHEIEEWDDF comes from the exons ATGGCGGACAA TTGGTGGGGAGCCTGGATTCAGCAGAACATCGCGAAGGCGAAAGCCAAG TCTGCAAGTGCCATGGAGCTTTTGAAGTGTGATTTGGCTGAATTCACACAGGTTATCCAAAATGATACCGTGTCTACTATTGCTGCCACAGCTTTAGCATTCAAAGAAAAACTGAAT GTTGAGGAGTCCACAGAAGGATGTCATAATATCAGCAAAGGGCTTTCAAGCTTTCTCGGAGCCATCTCAGAGGCATTTACTCCTGCAGTAGAAGAATCGGATGTGCCTCATGTGAAAACAGTAAAACACATTCAGATGCGAATTAGTGAACCATATGATGGAGTTAAG GTTCCAAATGAAGTTGCTCATAATGACTTCTGGTATCGGTATTTCTACAAAGTTCATGAACTTCATCAG GAGGAAGAAAGGAGAACAGCTTTAAAAGAGAGAGCAGAGCAAACTGCACACTCCGAGGACCTCAAGTGGGAAGATGATGAAG ATGAATGGGATGGCTCAAGTATAATTTTGGATGCTGAATGTAGACCAAATGATGTAAATCTAGTAACCAAAGAGATGCACAGTTCAAACCCCAATGGAACATTTGTTAATCCAGAACATAGTCTTGAAGAAGCAAGCTTAAGATCTACCATGACAAGTATTTCAGAAAGTACATTACATGAAACGCAGCTTCTTGTAAAGATTCCTGTTGAAGACAGTAGAAACGTTAAATGTAAAACCTTTGTGGGGGAAGTCAGCCAAATGTCAGAAGCATTATTGGAAATTGAAAGAGAGCATAGCAATAAAGGTTCTTCAAAAGAAGGAGTGCATAATAAACTATTTGATGCCAAATGTGCTGGTGAGGACACTTCAGGCTCTGATGAGTGTCTTCTCTCCACCTCTAGCCGAAGAAACAATGAGAGTATGCATTTGTTGTCTAACATTGAACAAAATTCACGACTACAATTTGATTCTAATGTCATAGAATCTTCTTTATTAaaag AAAGCACTTTAAATTCTTTTGAAAACTGGGATGAAGAATTTGATCTAGATATGACTGAAGAAGAAATTCAGATGACTTTATCACGAGCTGAAGACTTGGGAGAG CATGAAATTGAAGAATGGGATGATTTTTGA
- the LOC116973253 gene encoding BSD domain-containing protein 1-like isoform X4 produces MADNWWGAWIQQNIAKAKAKSASAMELLKCDLAEFTQVIQNDTVSTIAATALAFKEKLNVEESTEGCHNISKGLSSFLGAISEAFTPAVEESDVPHVKTVKHIQMRISEPYDGVKIRLCNLQANPATYCAKPDEQYNFWLSGFSLEDEKWTISNLLVNSPEIRDLYAKLVPNEVAHNDFWYRYFYKVHELHQEEERRTALKERAEQTAHSEDLKWEDDEESTLNSFENWDEEFDLDMTEEEIQMTLSRAEDLGEHEIEEWDDF; encoded by the exons ATGGCGGACAA TTGGTGGGGAGCCTGGATTCAGCAGAACATCGCGAAGGCGAAAGCCAAG TCTGCAAGTGCCATGGAGCTTTTGAAGTGTGATTTGGCTGAATTCACACAGGTTATCCAAAATGATACCGTGTCTACTATTGCTGCCACAGCTTTAGCATTCAAAGAAAAACTGAAT GTTGAGGAGTCCACAGAAGGATGTCATAATATCAGCAAAGGGCTTTCAAGCTTTCTCGGAGCCATCTCAGAGGCATTTACTCCTGCAGTAGAAGAATCGGATGTGCCTCATGTGAAAACAGTAAAACACATTCAGATGCGAATTAGTGAACCATATGATGGAGTTAAG ATTCGATTATGCAATCTTCAGGCTAATCCAGCAACATATTGTGCTAAACCAGATG AACAATACAATTTCTGGCTGTCAGGCTTCAGCTTGGAAGATGAGAAGTGGACAATATCAAATCTCCTGGTCAATAGTCCAGAAATAAGGGATCTGTATGCAAAATTG GTTCCAAATGAAGTTGCTCATAATGACTTCTGGTATCGGTATTTCTACAAAGTTCATGAACTTCATCAG GAGGAAGAAAGGAGAACAGCTTTAAAAGAGAGAGCAGAGCAAACTGCACACTCCGAGGACCTCAAGTGGGAAGATGATGAAG AAAGCACTTTAAATTCTTTTGAAAACTGGGATGAAGAATTTGATCTAGATATGACTGAAGAAGAAATTCAGATGACTTTATCACGAGCTGAAGACTTGGGAGAG CATGAAATTGAAGAATGGGATGATTTTTGA
- the LOC116973253 gene encoding BSD domain-containing protein 1-like isoform X1 has protein sequence MADNWWGAWIQQNIAKAKAKSASAMELLKCDLAEFTQVIQNDTVSTIAATALAFKEKLNVEESTEGCHNISKGLSSFLGAISEAFTPAVEESDVPHVKTVKHIQMRISEPYDGVKIRLCNLQANPATYCAKPDEQYNFWLSGFSLEDEKWTISNLLVNSPEIRDLYAKLVPNEVAHNDFWYRYFYKVHELHQEEERRTALKERAEQTAHSEDLKWEDDEDEWDGSSIILDAECRPNDVNLVTKEMHSSNPNGTFVNPEHSLEEASLRSTMTSISESTLHETQLLVKIPVEDSRNVKCKTFVGEVSQMSEALLEIEREHSNKGSSKEGVHNKLFDAKCAGEDTSGSDECLLSTSSRRNNESMHLLSNIEQNSRLQFDSNVIESSLLKESTLNSFENWDEEFDLDMTEEEIQMTLSRAEDLGEHEIEEWDDF, from the exons ATGGCGGACAA TTGGTGGGGAGCCTGGATTCAGCAGAACATCGCGAAGGCGAAAGCCAAG TCTGCAAGTGCCATGGAGCTTTTGAAGTGTGATTTGGCTGAATTCACACAGGTTATCCAAAATGATACCGTGTCTACTATTGCTGCCACAGCTTTAGCATTCAAAGAAAAACTGAAT GTTGAGGAGTCCACAGAAGGATGTCATAATATCAGCAAAGGGCTTTCAAGCTTTCTCGGAGCCATCTCAGAGGCATTTACTCCTGCAGTAGAAGAATCGGATGTGCCTCATGTGAAAACAGTAAAACACATTCAGATGCGAATTAGTGAACCATATGATGGAGTTAAG ATTCGATTATGCAATCTTCAGGCTAATCCAGCAACATATTGTGCTAAACCAGATG AACAATACAATTTCTGGCTGTCAGGCTTCAGCTTGGAAGATGAGAAGTGGACAATATCAAATCTCCTGGTCAATAGTCCAGAAATAAGGGATCTGTATGCAAAATTG GTTCCAAATGAAGTTGCTCATAATGACTTCTGGTATCGGTATTTCTACAAAGTTCATGAACTTCATCAG GAGGAAGAAAGGAGAACAGCTTTAAAAGAGAGAGCAGAGCAAACTGCACACTCCGAGGACCTCAAGTGGGAAGATGATGAAG ATGAATGGGATGGCTCAAGTATAATTTTGGATGCTGAATGTAGACCAAATGATGTAAATCTAGTAACCAAAGAGATGCACAGTTCAAACCCCAATGGAACATTTGTTAATCCAGAACATAGTCTTGAAGAAGCAAGCTTAAGATCTACCATGACAAGTATTTCAGAAAGTACATTACATGAAACGCAGCTTCTTGTAAAGATTCCTGTTGAAGACAGTAGAAACGTTAAATGTAAAACCTTTGTGGGGGAAGTCAGCCAAATGTCAGAAGCATTATTGGAAATTGAAAGAGAGCATAGCAATAAAGGTTCTTCAAAAGAAGGAGTGCATAATAAACTATTTGATGCCAAATGTGCTGGTGAGGACACTTCAGGCTCTGATGAGTGTCTTCTCTCCACCTCTAGCCGAAGAAACAATGAGAGTATGCATTTGTTGTCTAACATTGAACAAAATTCACGACTACAATTTGATTCTAATGTCATAGAATCTTCTTTATTAaaag AAAGCACTTTAAATTCTTTTGAAAACTGGGATGAAGAATTTGATCTAGATATGACTGAAGAAGAAATTCAGATGACTTTATCACGAGCTGAAGACTTGGGAGAG CATGAAATTGAAGAATGGGATGATTTTTGA